GGGTTTGCAAAGCGCGGCCATGTCGGCCACCCAGGCCACCAGTTTTGCGTTCTTGACGTATGAGGGTGCCTGAATGGCGAGGCCCTGCATCGTGGGTGCGTTCATCGGAAATCTCCTAAGTTGAAAAAATCGTCTTTCCGAACGGGACGCCGCGCCGGAGGTGGCGCGGAGGTCCGTTTGAGAAAACGTTTTCGCTTCGGGAGACTGCGTCAACGCGGGCCGCAAAGCCCGCGGACGAAGACGCAAACGGCTGTCAGGCCAAGTAGACGGCGATGGATGCCAGCAGCAGCATCAGCACGCCGCCGGCCAGCGGCAGCACGAGCGGCATCAGGTGCACGATCGATTCGACGGCGTCTTTTTCAACGGCGGCGGCGTGGCGGGGCTCGACGGGAGTGGGGTTGGACATTGAATTACCTCGAATACGCAAATACGAAAAACTGCGGCCATTTTACCGGCGGCCCCCGGCGGCCCGGTCTAGGGGGTTGCGAGCCCCCTTCTCAGTGCTGTTCTTCCGCCTCGAAGCCGGCGTCGTGCAGCGCGCCCAGCACGCTGGCCAGGTGCGCCCGTCCGCGGGTCTGCAGCACCAGCTCGATGTCGACGTTCTGGGCTGCCAGCATGGTAAACGCTCTTTGGTGATGGACTTCATCGACGTTAGCGCCCGCTTCCGCCACAGTGGCCGTGATCTGGGCCAACGAGCCCGGCACATCGCGCGCGCTCACCCGTACGCGCGCCAGCCGGCCGGCCCGCACCATGCCGCGCTCGATGATGGCCGCCAGCAGCAGCGGGTCGATGTTGCCGCCTGAAAGCACCAAGCCCACGCGCTTGCCCTTGAAGCGCCCTGGATGGCGGATCAGCGCCGCCAGGCCGGCCGCGCCCGCGCCCTCGACCAGCGTCTTTTCGATTTCAAGCAGCATCAGCACCGCTTGCTCGATGTCGCCTTCGTCGACCAGCAGCAGGTCGTCGACATGGCCGGCGATGATCTCCCGCGTCAGCACGCCCGGCGTGCCGACCGCGATGCCTTCGGCGATGGTGCTCTTGCCCTGCAGGTGCTGCGTGCCCTTGACGGCATTCACCATGCCGGGGAAGCGCGTGGTCTGCACGCCGATGATCTCGATGCCGGGCCTGCGGTCGCGCGCCGCAATCGCCATGCCGGCAATCAGCCCGCCGCCGCCGACCGACACCACCAGCGTGTCGAGGTCGGGCACCGCGTCGAGCATTTCGAGCGCCACGGTGCCCTGGCCCGCGATGATGGCTTCGTCGTCGTAGGGGTGGACGAAGGTCAGCCCTTCGCGTTCGGCCAGTTCCAGCGCATGCGCGCGCGCCGCATCGAGCGTGTCGCCGTGCAGCACCACCTCGGCCCCGAAGCCGCGCGTGCGCTCGATCTTCACGCCGGGCGTGAAGCGCGGCATCACGACGAGTGCGCGCAGGCCGAGCCGCTGCGCGTGGTAGGCCACGCCCTGGGCATGATTGCCGGCCGACATGGCCACGACGCCTCGCGTTGTTTCCTTGCCTTCCAGGAGATCGACCAGCTTGTTGCACGCCCCGCGCTCCTTGAACGAGGATGTGAACTGCAGATTCTCGAACTTCAGGTAGACCTGCGCGCCCACGATCTCGGAGAGCGTGCGCGATTCGACGCAGGGCGTGTTGAGCACCTGACCCTCGAGACGCGCAGCGGCGCGCCGGATTTCTTCGATTCCGACCATGGCGGGCATTGTGGCTGGAATCGCAGCATCAGGGTTTTTACCGCTTCCGCGTCTTCCCGAAGCCAAAAGTCTGCGTTAAGGTCGCCCCAGGAAGTTCCTCGTCCGGAGGTTGTCTGATGGTCAAGCGTGCGGGTGTCGATGTAGTGGCTGCTGCAGTACGCGGGCAGGCATTGCCGTCGCCCGGGCTCAAGGGTGCGCCGGTGCTCGAACTGATGTGTTCGCACTTCGTGCTCACGCTGGCCGCCAAGCAGGGGCCGCGCTTCAATGTGCGCCGCGACATCAACGGCCTGCTCTCGCTCACCGGGCGCCACCTGGTGTGGCCAGTGGCGGTGCTGCTGCGGCTGCGCGAGTTCCTCGGCCGGCGCTGCGCCGGCAACGAGGCCTGGAAGGGCGTCGAGAATTTCGACGGCCGCACGCTGCTCGAGCGGCACGGCGTGTGGCGCGGGCCCTACGAGGAAGGCACGCTGTTCTTCTACCTCGACGAATACGCCAAGGACTACCCCAAGGACCTGCTCTCGGTGCTGGCCGTCACGCGCGACTGGCTCACGCATGCGCTGCGCAAGCAGTCGACGCTGGTCGAGAAGAACATCGACGCGCTCGCGGGCCTCCTGCAGCTCAACAAGGCCGAGCGCGCGCTGCTGCTCTACGGCACGCTGGCGCGCTACCAGCGCGACCTGCGTTCGCTGCTGGTCGAGTTCAAGGTCAACAACGCGCCCGAGGCCTATGCGGCCATTGCCGACATCGCGGGCGTCAACGCCACCGAGGTGGGCGAGGCCTTGCGCGCGGGCTCGCGGCTGGAGCGCATCGGCCTGGTCGAGAACCTGATTTCAGAGCACAACATCACCGACCTGGCCGACCTCATGAAGGTCAGCGAGAAGCTGCCGCCGGTGCTGATGCGCGAATACCGCGACCACAACGAACTGATGGCCGTGTTCACGCGGCCCTCGGCCAAGAGCGCGCTTACCACGCACGACTTCTCCTTCGTCGAGGAAGACGCGCAGATGCTCGTCACGCTGCTGCGCGCGGCGGTGGCGCGCAAGGAGCCCGGCGTCAACGTGCTGCTCTACGGGCCGCCCGGCACCGGCAAGACCGAGCTCGCCAAGGTGGTGGCGCAGGCCGCGGGGCTGGAGCTGTTCGAGGTCGAATACGCCGACCGCGACGGCAACTCGCTCAGTGGCCGCGACCGCTACCGCTCGCTGCAGATCGCGCAGGTGTTCCTCAAGGGCAGCGCGCAGGCCGCGCTGCTGTTCGACGAGGTCGAGGACGTGTTCCCGCCCATCAGCACCGAGGCCGCGCAGTTCATGGCGCGCGCCGAGCAGATTCCGGCGCCCACCAGCGGCAGCGTGAGCGGCAAGGCCTGGGTCAACCAGATCCTCGAGGCCAACCCGGTGCCCACGCTCTGGGTCACCAACCGCATCGAGCAGATCGACCCGGCGTTCCGGCGCCGCTTCGCCTATCACCTGGAGCTCAAGTCGCCGCCGCCCGGCGCGCGCGAGCAGCTGGTGAAGAAAACGCTCGAAGGCATCGTCGTGTCCGAGGCCTTCACCGCCAAGCTGGCCGAGCGCAAGGGCCTCACGCCCGCGCAGATCCGCACCGCCGTGCGCTTCGCGGGGCTGGCGCAGACGGAAGACGGCGCGTCGATGGAGGCGCTGATCGAGCGCCAGCTCAAGAACGCCGACCTCGCGCTCGGCACGCTCGACACCGGCCTGGGCGAGCGGCGCAGCGTCACCACCTACGACCTCGACATGCTCAACGTCGAGACCCGCTTCGAGATCCCGCGCATCGTGGCGGCGATCAAGGCACGCGGCCACGGCACGCTGTGCTTCTACGGCGCGCCCGGCACCGGCAAGACCGCGCTGGCCGAGCACATCGCCAAGGCCATCGGCCGGCCGCTGATCATCAAGCAGGCCAGCGACCTCATGAGCAAGTACGTCGGCGAGACCGAGCAGAACATGGCCGCCATGTTCAGGGAAGCCGAAGCCGAAAAGGCCGTGCTGCTGCTCGACGAGGCCGACAGCTTCCTGCAGGACCGGCGCGGCGCGCAGCGCACCTACGAAGTGACCGAGGTCAACGAGATGCTGCAGGGCATGGAGCGCTTCAACGGCGTCTTCATCTGCACCACCAACCTGCTCGACCGGCTCGACCAGGCGGCGCTTCGGCGCTTCACCTTCAAGATCAAGTTCATGCCGCTCACCGCGCCGCAGCGCGAGCGCATGTTCGTGACCGAGGCGCTGGCGGGCGATGCCGCGCTGCTGACCACGGAGGCCAAGGCCCGCCTGGCGCAATTGCACCAGCTGTGCCCGGGGGATTTCGCGGCCGTGAAGCGGCAGACGGACATTCTCGCGGTCGAATTCTCGGCCGCCGAATTCCTCGACCAGCTCGAGGCCGAGCATCGCATCAAGCCCGAAGTGCGCGAGTCGCGCAGCATCGGCTTCATGCAGTAGTAGCACGCAAGCAAGCAACAAGCCGCGGAAACGCGGCAGACAAGAAAAAACCGTCCGCCGCTGCGGACACGAGGAGGGCTCGATGAGCTTGGGCAATCGACACGCGCGGGAGATGCCGTGCTTCACCGCATCGGCTGCGGCCGCATTCGCATTGGCCGGCGTCGTCTGCGCGCTGGCCGGCTGTGGCGGTGGGGGCGGAGGAGGCGGAGGAGGGGGCGGAGGCGCCGGGTTTCCGATCGTCGCGCCGTCCACCACCACGCCGCCGCCCACCAGCGGCGGCGATGGCGGTGGCGACGACGATGCCATTCTTGCCTCGTCCACCGTGGCCGGTCTGTGCGCCGCGCCGCGCGCCGGCGTCAACCCCGCGACAGGAGCGGCCTATCCCGACAAGTCCGGCACGCTGACCGACGAGAAGCGCTGGGTGCGCGGCTGGATCGACGAAACCTACCTCTGGTACGGCGAGGTGCCCACCACCCTCAAGGCCGCCGACTACGCCACGCCAGTGGCCTACTTCAGCGTGCTCAAGAGTCCGCTCCTCACGGCCTCGGGCCGCGCCAAGGACCGCTTTCACTACGTGTACGACACCGAGCGCTATCGGCAGCTCTCGGAGAATGGCGTGGCGCCGGGCTACGGCATGGAGATTGCCGTCGTGCGCAGTGCTCCGCCGCGCAACATGCGCATCGCCTTTGTCGAGCCGAATTCGCCCGCCACGAACGCAGGCCTCCAGCGGGGCGCGAAGATCGTCGAAGTCGATGGCGTCAATGCCGTCAGCAGCACCGGCACCGAGAATGTCGACGCGATCAATCGCGCGATCTCGCCGCAGACGGAGGGCGAATCGCACACCTTCGTGTTCGAGGTGGACGGCGTCCGGCAGGCGCCCCTCACGCTGGCAGCCGCGAAGATCACGCACACGCCGGTGCAGAACGTGAAGACGATCGACACCGGCAGCGGCCGCGTGGGCTACCTGCTCTTCAACGACCACATCACGACCTCCGAATCGCAGCTCGTCAACGCCTTCAACCAATTCAAGCAGGACGGCGTGCAGGACCTCGTGCTCGACATGCGCTACAACGGCGGCGGCCAACTCAACATCGCCAACCGGCTCGCCTCCATGGTGTCTTCGTCGGCCACGACTTCGGGCAAGGTGTTCGAGCGCCTGGCCTTCAACGACAAGAACCCGTTCCACCTGACGCCGGCGCAGACCATCTATACCTTCTTCGGCACCAGCCGCACGGGTGCCACGCTGCCAAGGCTCGGCCTCTCGCAAGTCACGGTGCTGGCCAGCCGCGACACCTGCTCGGCCAGCGAGGCGGTCGTCAACGGCCTGCGCGGCATCGACGTCAAGGTCAACCTGGTGGGCGGCACCACCTGCGGCAAGCCCTATGGCTTTTCTCCGCAGGACAACTGCGGCACCAGCTATTTCGCGATCCAGTTCCAGGGCGTCAACAACAAGAACTTCGGCGACTACGGCGACGGATTCGCGCCCGACTGCGCCGTCGCCGACGATTTCGGCCACCAGCTTGGCGATCCGGCCGAGGCGCGGCTGGCGGCTGCGCTGGCCATGCGCAACGGCGGCGCCTGCCCCGTTTCGGCGTCGGCCAAGGCCCAGCCGGGGCTCGAGAAATCCGGGACGGCCGATGACGAGCAGCCCTATCTGCTCCATCGCTCGCCGCTGCGCGAAATGCGCCTGCTCGAAGCCGCGCCCTCGCCGGGCTGATCCGTTTCGCCGCCGCCGCGGTTACTCCTTGAAACCTTGCGCTTTGCCACGCCCGTGGCAGGCCCTTTAGAGTGCTGCCAAACGTTTGCGCAAACGTTTGGCATTTCGTTCTACATGGCAAAGGCACTCAAAAAGGAGCCGGAATGACGATTCGGATTCAGCGACGCAGGTGGATGGCGGCGGCCTTGCTCGCCACGGCGCTCTCGGCCTGCGGTGGTGGTGGCGGCGGCGGCAACGGCGGCATCGGGCTTGCACCGGGCTTCGGCGCTGCGCCGCCTCCGGCCCAGAAGATCATCATCGACAGCGACTACAACACCATGAGCGACGACGGCCAGCTCGGCGTGATGGCCGCGCAGCTGCAGGCCCAGGGCAAGGTGCAGGTCATGGGCATCAGCGTGGTGTCGGGCAACCAGTGGCTCAAGCAGGGCGTGGCCGACGCGCTGATGTCGGTCGAGCGTCTGGGCGTGGGCGACCGCATCGGCATCTACGCGGGCGCGAACCGCGCGCTCAACCACGATTACGCGACCATCGAGGCCGAGATGGCGGCCGGTTCGGGAGGCGACGGCTACCTGGGCGCCTGGAGCTCGCCCGAACCCAAGACCGATGCCGACCTGAAGCCCTCGCCCGACGGCTTTGCCACCCACACGGTGCTGCAGCCCAGGAGCGCGGTCGACTTCATCGTCGACACCGTGAAGGCCAACCCCAACGAGATCACCATCCTGGCCATCGGCCCGCTCACCAACATCGCGCTCGCGGTCAAGCAGAACCCCGAGATCGTGCCGCTGATCAAGAAGATCATCTACATGGGCGGCGCGGTCGACGTGCCGGGCAACACCACTCGGTACGCCGAGTTCAACTGGTGGTTCGACCCCGAGGCCGCGCAGTTCGTGGTGCGGCTGCCGATCCCGCAGGTGGTGGTGCCGCTGGACGTGACCGACACCGTGTTCCTGACCAAGCCGATCTACGAGCGCATCGCGCATCCGGCCAAGCCGACCGCCGTGACCGAGGTGTTCCGCAAGCTCAACGGCTACGGCTTCAGCGGCACCAACGGCTTCGAGAACAACCCGGCCTACACGCAGAACATCTGGGACACGCTCACGCTCGCCTATCTCCTCGATCCGGCCTATGCCACGCAGACGGTGGAGCGCTTCGTCGACGTGGTCGCCAACCCCGGTGCCGCCGACAACGGCCGCTCCGTCGGCTATGCCTCGCAGCCTGCGGGGCCGGCGCTGCAGAAGATGACGGTGGTGAAGAAGTTCGACAACGCGCGCTTCTTCGAGCTCTATGTCGACCTGCTCACGCGGCCGGTGCCGGTTGCGCTACCGTCCTCCAACTGAGACTGGGGGCGAGCCCAGCTAGAACGCGCTGCAGACGCGCAGCACCTCGGCGCCATAGGCCTCGAGCTTCTTGGTGCCGATGCCGCTGATGCCCTGCAGGTCTTCCAGCGTCGCGGGCGCGCGTTCGGAAATTGCCGCCAGCGTGGCATCGTGGAAGATCACGTAGGCCGGCAGGTTGTGCTCGCGCGCCACTTCGGCGCGCCAGGCCTTGAGCGCCTCGAAGCGCTTCTGGCCGTCGGCATCGAGTGCCGCGGCCGCCGGAGACGGGGCGCCGCGCGCCGCTTTCTCGCGCCGGGGCTTGCTGCCGCCGCGCGCGGCCGGCGACGAGACCGACTCGCGCAGCGTCACGTTCGCTTCGCCCTTGAGCACCGCGCGCGAGCCTTCCGTGAGCTTCAGGGTGTTGAAGGCTTCCGCATCGACGGCCAGCGCGCCCGTGGCGATGAGCTGCCGTAGCACGCCGCGCAGCTGCACTTCGCTGAACTCCGCGCCGATGCCGAAGGTGCTGATGCGCTCATGCCCGAACTGCTTGACCTTCTCGGTTTCCTTGCCGCGCAGAATGTCCATGATGTGGCCCGCGCCAAAGCTGATGCCACTGAGCTGCTGCACGCGGTAGATGGTGGAGAGCAGCTTGCGCGCGGCATCGGTGCCGTCCCACACCTGCGGAGGGTTCAGGCAGTTGTCGCAGTTGCCGCAGGGCGTGCTCTTCTCGCCGAAGTAGCCCAGCAGTCGCACGCGGCGGCAGTCGCTCGCCTCGGCCAGCGAGAGCAGCGCATCGAGCTTGCCGCGCATCACCTGCTTGAATTCTTCGCCCGCGGGGCTTTCGTCGATCATGCGGCGCTGGTTCACCACGTCCTGCAGGCCGTAGGTCATCCAGGCATCGGCCGGCGCGCCGTCGCGGCCCGCGCGGCCGGTTTCCTGGTAGTAGCCCTCGATGTTCTTGGGCATGTCGAGGTGGCCCACAAAGCGCACGTCGGGCTTGTCGATGCCCATGCCGAAGGCGATGGTCGCGACCATCACCACGCCCTCTTCGCGCAGGAACCGGTCCTGGTGCCTCTGGCGCACCGCCGCGTCCAGGCCCGCGTGGTAGGGCAGCGCGTTGATGCCGGCGCCCTGCAGCATCACGGCCACGTCTTCCACGCGCTTGCGCGACTGGCAATAGACCACGCCCGCATCGCCTTCGTGCTCGCGCTCGATGAAGCGCAGCAGCTGCGTGGTCGCGTCCTTCTTCTCGACGATGGTGTAGCGGATGTTCGGCCGGTCGAAGCTGGAGACGAACTGGCGCGCCTCCTCGAGCTGCAGCCGCTCGACGATGTCGGCGCGCGTGAGCGCATCGGCGGTGGCCGTGAGCGCGATGCGCGGCACGCCCGGATAGCGCTCGTGCAGCACCGTGAGCGCGCGGTACTCGGGGCGGAAGTCGTGGCCCCACTGGCTCACGCAATGCGCCTCGTCGATCGCGAACAGCGAGAGCTTGCCGCGCTCCTTCAGCGAGTCGAGCTGCGAGAGAAAGCGCGGCGTGTTCACGCGCTCGGGCGCCGCATACAGCAGCGTGATCTCGCCGCGCAGCATGCGGCGCTCCACGTCCTGCGTCTGCTCCCAGTCGAGCGTGGAATTCAGGAAGGCCGCGTTCACCCCGGCCTCGTGCAGCGCGCCGACCTGGTCGTGCATCAGCGCGATCAGCGGCGACACCACCACCGAGACACCGCGCCCCGCGCGCTGCCGCGCAATGGCCGGGATCTGGTAGCACAGCGACTTGCCGCCGCCCGTGGGCATCAGCACCAGCGCGTCGCCGCCGCCCACCACGTGCTCGACGATGTCCTGCTGGGCTCCGCGGAACTGCGAATAGCCGAAGACTTCGTGAAGGATGTCGGCGGGTGCGCTGCTGCTGCCGGGGGCGTCGAGGGGGAGGGGAGCGAGCGAGGACACAGGCAGCGGATGCGAAGGGTGGAGGTGGGCGAAGAGGGAAGGCGCCGATTGTCCCCCAGCGGCATCGATATGACTGTGGCACGAGGTTTGCAATCGTGAGACCCGTCCCGCCGCCTCTCCTGTATAGACAGCGATCTGGTGCGTTCTTGCTGAAAGAATGCACCAAAACGGCTCTCTCGGGTTATCCTGTATATACAAGTTGGGGCGCTTGGCAACAATGCGAGGCGCGCGCAGCCCGTGATCGGGGGCGCATTGCCGAGCCTTATCCCCAGAAAACAGACCCAGGAGTACCCATGGTCAAGACGGTAGTTGTGAAATTCGCTTCGCTGCTAGCAGCAGGTGCATGTGCAGCGGGCATGGCCCAGACGGCCGCCGCGCAGGAAACCAGGATTGCGCTCGGCATGTCCGGCTGGACCGGCTTTGCGCCGCTCTCGCTGGCCGACAAGGCCGGCATCTTCAAGAAGAACGGCCTGGACGTCGAACTCAAGATGATCCCGCAGAAGGACCGCCACCTCGCGCTGGCCGCGGGCGCGATCCAGTGCGCGGCCACCACGGTGGAAACGCACGTGGCCTGGAACGCCAACGGCGTGCCCATCGTGCAGATCTTCCAGATGGACAAGTCCTATGGCGCCGACGGCCTCGCCGTGCGCAACGACGTGAAGAGCTTCGCCGACCTCAAGGGCAAGACCATCGGCGTGAGCGCACCCGGCACCGCGCCCTATTTCGGCCTGGCCTGGATGCTCAACAAGAACGGCATGACGCTGAAGGACGTGAAGGTGGTCTCGCTCGAGCCCCAGCCCGCGGCGCAAGCCTTCGTGGCCGGCCAGAACGACGCCGCCATGACCTACGAGCCCTACCTGTCGACCGTGCGCGCCAACCCCGCCGCCGGCAAGATCCTGGCCACCACGCTCGACTACCCGATGGTGATGGACACCGTGGGCTGCGCGCCCACCTGGCTCAAGGCCAACGCCAAGGCTGCGCAGGCGCTCACGCAGTCGTACTTCGAGGCGCTCGACATGATCAAGACCGACCCGGCCAAGGCCAACGAGCTCATGGGCTCGGCCGTGAAGCAGAGCGGCGAGCAGTTCGCCAAGTCGTCGGCCTACCTGCGCTGGCAGGACAAGGCGGCGAACCAGAAATTCTTCGCGGGCGAACTCACCAGCTTCATGAAGGAAGCCACGCCCATCCTGCTGGAGGCCGGCGTGATCCGCAAGGCGCCTGAAGACTACGCAGCCACCTTCGATGCAAGCTTCGTCAAGTAAGGCCCTGCCGCAGGTGCCGCCGCGCGCGGCGGCGCCTGCATCGGCCGCAACCCCCCAGGCCGCCGCGCCCGCGCGGCGCCGGTCGCTCGCGCCGCTCGAACCCATCGGCGGGCGCGCCCGCGCGCTGCTCGGCCTCGGCTTCTTCGTGGCCTTCGTGCTCGTGTGGTCCATTGCCACGCTCGGCGGCTTCGTGCCGCCGACCTTCCTGGCCAGCCCCGTCACCATGCTGAAGGAAGGCTGGATGCTGTTCGCCGAGTTCGGCTTCATCGGCGACGTGGGCATGACCGTGTGGCGCGTGTTCGGCGGCTTCCTGCTGGCCGCCGTGCTGGCGGTGCCGCTGGGCATTGCCATGGGCACCTGGAAGGCCGTGGAAGCTTTCTTCGAGCCTTTTGTCTCGTTCTGCCGCTACCTGCCGGCGTCCGCCTTCATTCCGCTGCTCATCCTGTGGGCGGGCCTGGGCGAAATGCAGAAGCTGCTGGTGATCTTCATCGGCTCGTTCTTCCAGATCGTGCTGATGGTGGCCGTGACCGTGGGCGGCGCGCGGCGCGACCTGGTCGAGGCCGCCTACACGCTGGGCGCGAAGAGCCGCGGCATCGTGGCGCGGGTGCTCATTCCGGGTGCCGCCCCGGGCATTGCCGAGACGCTGCGCCTGGTGCTCGGCTGGGCCTGGACCTACGTGATCGTGGCGGAACTCATCGGCTCCTCGTCGGGCATCGGCCACATGATCACCGACAGCCAGGCCTTGCTGAACACCGGGCAGATCATCTTCGGGATCATCGTGATCGGCGTGATCGGGCTGGTGTCCGACTTCGCTTTCAAGGCGCTCAACCGCCGCATGTTCGCCTGGGCTGCACTCTGATGAACGATCAACTTTCCATCCAGGGCGTATCGCGCGTCTTCACCGGCACCAAGGGTCAGCGCACGCAGGCGCTGCTGCCCATCGACTTCGAGGTGCGCGAGAACGACTTCGTCACCATCCTCGGCCCC
This genomic window from Variovorax paradoxus contains:
- a CDS encoding threonine ammonia-lyase, yielding MVGIEEIRRAAARLEGQVLNTPCVESRTLSEIVGAQVYLKFENLQFTSSFKERGACNKLVDLLEGKETTRGVVAMSAGNHAQGVAYHAQRLGLRALVVMPRFTPGVKIERTRGFGAEVVLHGDTLDAARAHALELAEREGLTFVHPYDDEAIIAGQGTVALEMLDAVPDLDTLVVSVGGGGLIAGMAIAARDRRPGIEIIGVQTTRFPGMVNAVKGTQHLQGKSTIAEGIAVGTPGVLTREIIAGHVDDLLLVDEGDIEQAVLMLLEIEKTLVEGAGAAGLAALIRHPGRFKGKRVGLVLSGGNIDPLLLAAIIERGMVRAGRLARVRVSARDVPGSLAQITATVAEAGANVDEVHHQRAFTMLAAQNVDIELVLQTRGRAHLASVLGALHDAGFEAEEQH
- a CDS encoding ATP-binding protein; protein product: MVKRAGVDVVAAAVRGQALPSPGLKGAPVLELMCSHFVLTLAAKQGPRFNVRRDINGLLSLTGRHLVWPVAVLLRLREFLGRRCAGNEAWKGVENFDGRTLLERHGVWRGPYEEGTLFFYLDEYAKDYPKDLLSVLAVTRDWLTHALRKQSTLVEKNIDALAGLLQLNKAERALLLYGTLARYQRDLRSLLVEFKVNNAPEAYAAIADIAGVNATEVGEALRAGSRLERIGLVENLISEHNITDLADLMKVSEKLPPVLMREYRDHNELMAVFTRPSAKSALTTHDFSFVEEDAQMLVTLLRAAVARKEPGVNVLLYGPPGTGKTELAKVVAQAAGLELFEVEYADRDGNSLSGRDRYRSLQIAQVFLKGSAQAALLFDEVEDVFPPISTEAAQFMARAEQIPAPTSGSVSGKAWVNQILEANPVPTLWVTNRIEQIDPAFRRRFAYHLELKSPPPGAREQLVKKTLEGIVVSEAFTAKLAERKGLTPAQIRTAVRFAGLAQTEDGASMEALIERQLKNADLALGTLDTGLGERRSVTTYDLDMLNVETRFEIPRIVAAIKARGHGTLCFYGAPGTGKTALAEHIAKAIGRPLIIKQASDLMSKYVGETEQNMAAMFREAEAEKAVLLLDEADSFLQDRRGAQRTYEVTEVNEMLQGMERFNGVFICTTNLLDRLDQAALRRFTFKIKFMPLTAPQRERMFVTEALAGDAALLTTEAKARLAQLHQLCPGDFAAVKRQTDILAVEFSAAEFLDQLEAEHRIKPEVRESRSIGFMQ
- a CDS encoding S41 family peptidase, with translation MSLGNRHAREMPCFTASAAAAFALAGVVCALAGCGGGGGGGGGGGGGAGFPIVAPSTTTPPPTSGGDGGGDDDAILASSTVAGLCAAPRAGVNPATGAAYPDKSGTLTDEKRWVRGWIDETYLWYGEVPTTLKAADYATPVAYFSVLKSPLLTASGRAKDRFHYVYDTERYRQLSENGVAPGYGMEIAVVRSAPPRNMRIAFVEPNSPATNAGLQRGAKIVEVDGVNAVSSTGTENVDAINRAISPQTEGESHTFVFEVDGVRQAPLTLAAAKITHTPVQNVKTIDTGSGRVGYLLFNDHITTSESQLVNAFNQFKQDGVQDLVLDMRYNGGGQLNIANRLASMVSSSATTSGKVFERLAFNDKNPFHLTPAQTIYTFFGTSRTGATLPRLGLSQVTVLASRDTCSASEAVVNGLRGIDVKVNLVGGTTCGKPYGFSPQDNCGTSYFAIQFQGVNNKNFGDYGDGFAPDCAVADDFGHQLGDPAEARLAAALAMRNGGACPVSASAKAQPGLEKSGTADDEQPYLLHRSPLREMRLLEAAPSPG
- a CDS encoding nucleoside hydrolase, whose protein sequence is MTIRIQRRRWMAAALLATALSACGGGGGGGNGGIGLAPGFGAAPPPAQKIIIDSDYNTMSDDGQLGVMAAQLQAQGKVQVMGISVVSGNQWLKQGVADALMSVERLGVGDRIGIYAGANRALNHDYATIEAEMAAGSGGDGYLGAWSSPEPKTDADLKPSPDGFATHTVLQPRSAVDFIVDTVKANPNEITILAIGPLTNIALAVKQNPEIVPLIKKIIYMGGAVDVPGNTTRYAEFNWWFDPEAAQFVVRLPIPQVVVPLDVTDTVFLTKPIYERIAHPAKPTAVTEVFRKLNGYGFSGTNGFENNPAYTQNIWDTLTLAYLLDPAYATQTVERFVDVVANPGAADNGRSVGYASQPAGPALQKMTVVKKFDNARFFELYVDLLTRPVPVALPSSN
- the recQ gene encoding DNA helicase RecQ, producing the protein MSSLAPLPLDAPGSSSAPADILHEVFGYSQFRGAQQDIVEHVVGGGDALVLMPTGGGKSLCYQIPAIARQRAGRGVSVVVSPLIALMHDQVGALHEAGVNAAFLNSTLDWEQTQDVERRMLRGEITLLYAAPERVNTPRFLSQLDSLKERGKLSLFAIDEAHCVSQWGHDFRPEYRALTVLHERYPGVPRIALTATADALTRADIVERLQLEEARQFVSSFDRPNIRYTIVEKKDATTQLLRFIEREHEGDAGVVYCQSRKRVEDVAVMLQGAGINALPYHAGLDAAVRQRHQDRFLREEGVVMVATIAFGMGIDKPDVRFVGHLDMPKNIEGYYQETGRAGRDGAPADAWMTYGLQDVVNQRRMIDESPAGEEFKQVMRGKLDALLSLAEASDCRRVRLLGYFGEKSTPCGNCDNCLNPPQVWDGTDAARKLLSTIYRVQQLSGISFGAGHIMDILRGKETEKVKQFGHERISTFGIGAEFSEVQLRGVLRQLIATGALAVDAEAFNTLKLTEGSRAVLKGEANVTLRESVSSPAARGGSKPRREKAARGAPSPAAAALDADGQKRFEALKAWRAEVAREHNLPAYVIFHDATLAAISERAPATLEDLQGISGIGTKKLEAYGAEVLRVCSAF
- a CDS encoding ABC transporter substrate-binding protein; the protein is MVKTVVVKFASLLAAGACAAGMAQTAAAQETRIALGMSGWTGFAPLSLADKAGIFKKNGLDVELKMIPQKDRHLALAAGAIQCAATTVETHVAWNANGVPIVQIFQMDKSYGADGLAVRNDVKSFADLKGKTIGVSAPGTAPYFGLAWMLNKNGMTLKDVKVVSLEPQPAAQAFVAGQNDAAMTYEPYLSTVRANPAAGKILATTLDYPMVMDTVGCAPTWLKANAKAAQALTQSYFEALDMIKTDPAKANELMGSAVKQSGEQFAKSSAYLRWQDKAANQKFFAGELTSFMKEATPILLEAGVIRKAPEDYAATFDASFVK
- a CDS encoding ABC transporter permease, producing the protein MQASSSKALPQVPPRAAAPASAATPQAAAPARRRSLAPLEPIGGRARALLGLGFFVAFVLVWSIATLGGFVPPTFLASPVTMLKEGWMLFAEFGFIGDVGMTVWRVFGGFLLAAVLAVPLGIAMGTWKAVEAFFEPFVSFCRYLPASAFIPLLILWAGLGEMQKLLVIFIGSFFQIVLMVAVTVGGARRDLVEAAYTLGAKSRGIVARVLIPGAAPGIAETLRLVLGWAWTYVIVAELIGSSSGIGHMITDSQALLNTGQIIFGIIVIGVIGLVSDFAFKALNRRMFAWAAL